Proteins from a single region of Saccharospirillaceae bacterium:
- a CDS encoding FAD-dependent oxidoreductase produces the protein MSLGLDKNRLNNNFQFVEVGRQDPTKKSVATRKAQFVEIYQPFQQEQVTDQAHRCLECGNPYCEWKCPVHNFIPNWLKLASEGNIMEAVELSHQTNTLPEVCGRVCPQDRLCEGSCTLNDGFGAVTIGNVEKYITDTAFAMGWRPDMSKVVPTGKRVAIIGAGPAGLGAADILARNGVTPVVFDKYPEIGGLLTFGIPEFKLEKSVMANRREVFEGMGVEFRLNTEVGKDIDFQSIVDEFDSVFLGMGTYNYMKGGFPGEDLPGVHDALDFLIANVNRNLGFEKDAADFIDMKGKKVVVLGGGDTAMDCNRTSIRQDADSVTCAYRRDEANMPGSVREVQNAREEGVQFLFNRQPVAIVGEDKVEGVKVVTTEMGEPDENGRRRPQVVEGSEEILPADAVLVAFGFRPSPAPWFKDFGIELNSWDGVVAPEEQEFKFQTTNPKVFAGGDMVRGSDLVVTAIWEGRQAAEGILDYLDV, from the coding sequence ATGTCGCTAGGTTTAGATAAAAACCGTCTGAATAATAATTTTCAGTTTGTTGAGGTGGGTCGTCAGGACCCAACAAAGAAATCGGTAGCAACGCGTAAAGCTCAGTTTGTTGAGATTTACCAGCCGTTTCAGCAGGAGCAGGTAACCGATCAGGCACACCGTTGTCTCGAATGTGGTAACCCCTACTGTGAATGGAAATGCCCGGTTCATAATTTCATTCCTAACTGGCTGAAACTGGCCAGCGAAGGAAATATCATGGAAGCCGTTGAACTGAGCCATCAGACCAACACGCTGCCTGAAGTGTGTGGTCGTGTCTGTCCACAAGATCGTCTGTGTGAGGGTTCTTGTACCCTGAATGACGGTTTTGGTGCTGTGACCATCGGTAATGTTGAGAAATACATTACCGACACGGCGTTTGCTATGGGCTGGCGTCCGGATATGAGCAAAGTTGTGCCAACCGGTAAGCGTGTTGCCATTATTGGTGCCGGTCCTGCGGGTCTGGGCGCGGCAGATATTCTGGCACGTAACGGTGTTACCCCGGTTGTATTCGATAAATACCCGGAGATCGGTGGTCTTCTGACGTTTGGTATTCCAGAGTTCAAGCTTGAAAAAAGCGTGATGGCTAACCGTCGCGAAGTGTTTGAGGGCATGGGGGTGGAGTTCCGCTTGAATACCGAAGTGGGCAAAGACATCGACTTCCAGAGCATTGTTGACGAATTCGATTCCGTATTCCTGGGGATGGGAACTTACAACTACATGAAAGGTGGTTTCCCGGGCGAAGATCTGCCGGGTGTGCATGACGCGCTGGACTTCCTGATTGCCAACGTCAATCGCAATCTGGGGTTTGAAAAAGACGCCGCTGACTTTATCGACATGAAGGGTAAAAAAGTTGTGGTCTTGGGTGGTGGTGATACCGCGATGGACTGTAACCGTACCTCGATCCGTCAGGATGCCGATTCAGTTACGTGTGCGTATCGTCGTGACGAAGCAAACATGCCAGGTTCCGTGCGTGAAGTTCAGAACGCTCGTGAAGAAGGTGTACAGTTTTTGTTTAATCGTCAGCCTGTTGCCATCGTTGGCGAAGACAAGGTTGAAGGCGTGAAGGTTGTCACCACAGAAATGGGTGAACCGGACGAAAACGGCCGTCGTCGTCCACAAGTCGTAGAAGGTTCAGAAGAAATTCTGCCGGCAGATGCGGTACTGGTCGCTTTCGGTTTCCGTCCTAGCCCTGCGCCTTGGTTCAAGGATTTTGGTATCGAATTGAACAGCTGGGATGGTGTTGTTGCTCCAGAAGAGCAGGAGTTCAAGTTCCAGACCACTAACCCGAAAGTATTCGCCGGTGGTGACATGGTGCGTGGTTCCGACCTGGTTGTTACGGCAATCTGGGAAGGTCGACAAGCGGCAGAAGGTATTCTGGATTATCTGGATGTATGA
- a CDS encoding nitronate monooxygenase: MKTRITELLGIKHPLLLPGMSWISTPELVAAVSNAGGLGILASGPLTPDETRTSIRKIRELTDKPFGIGVTLLMPGAKENAEIALEEQVPVINFSLGKGDWLVKRAHEYGGKVIATVVSEKHALSAQSIGADALLVTGHEAAAHGGDVTSLVLVPAIASKVDIPVIATGGFADGRGLLAALSLGADAIAMGSRFATTQDSPLNQTTKDAVVTKSEQETIYSKNFDGIPARVMRTPRSIKETRRPMNFILASIEAMKAAKIVKQPIWKIMIGMLAMVDKVKLLAYFGASVPRLRAATIDGDLDKGVQFVGQTQGLIEDIPTVEQVVDRILQEAQDIHRQQKNLWN; encoded by the coding sequence ATGAAAACCCGTATTACTGAATTATTAGGTATCAAGCATCCTTTGTTGTTACCAGGTATGAGCTGGATATCTACGCCGGAGTTAGTCGCTGCGGTTTCTAACGCCGGAGGTTTGGGGATTCTCGCCAGTGGTCCTCTGACGCCAGATGAAACCCGTACATCGATTCGGAAAATCCGTGAACTGACGGATAAGCCTTTTGGCATCGGCGTGACGTTGCTCATGCCGGGTGCTAAAGAAAATGCTGAAATCGCTTTAGAAGAGCAGGTGCCAGTGATTAATTTCTCGCTCGGTAAAGGGGACTGGTTGGTCAAACGCGCTCATGAGTATGGTGGCAAAGTTATTGCGACGGTTGTCAGTGAAAAGCACGCTTTGTCTGCGCAATCTATCGGAGCTGACGCGCTGTTGGTTACCGGCCATGAAGCGGCGGCACACGGCGGTGATGTGACATCCCTGGTTCTTGTTCCAGCGATTGCTTCAAAAGTCGATATCCCGGTGATTGCTACCGGTGGTTTTGCTGATGGACGCGGATTATTAGCTGCACTTTCTTTGGGGGCTGATGCTATTGCTATGGGATCACGCTTTGCCACAACCCAGGACAGCCCACTGAACCAGACTACCAAAGACGCGGTCGTTACCAAGTCAGAGCAGGAGACCATTTACAGCAAGAACTTCGATGGTATTCCTGCTCGTGTGATGCGTACACCTCGCTCTATAAAAGAAACCCGCCGTCCAATGAATTTTATTCTGGCTTCTATTGAGGCAATGAAAGCGGCGAAAATCGTTAAGCAACCGATCTGGAAAATCATGATAGGCATGCTGGCGATGGTGGATAAAGTGAAGCTGTTGGCTTATTTCGGCGCGAGTGTTCCTCGTCTGCGGGCGGCAACTATTGACGGTGACCTCGACAAAGGGGTTCAGTTTGTGGGGCAAACGCAGGGGTTGATTGAAGATATCCCAACGGTTGAGCAGGTTGTTGATCGGATTCTGCAAGAAGCGCAAGACATCCACCGCCAACAAAAGAATTTGTGGAACTGA
- a CDS encoding GGDEF domain-containing protein, producing the protein MITKRLKRSRLKILYGLLTAITLLGLMAAFVMSWFWNIQKLESQFVAQSHVISQYVREKMAQNETLLVGLSTYFKGKKQVDPKAVRNYATIMSQRFPHIYMFQAAKFVRSGNWDRFADLMHSQNSEASLLRFIGGEGVVQQSINDGDHALPVIMIEPTVEASRLGLDLRTIDFINNHIPQEISERIVLTEPFQMLDEDKVMVMMQTVVSDQSPQFLSLLVVKVNDLLPPTIAGLSGLDVSLNVLSVNEKFQLVRTAFRTDNTPDWSVFPVFEVVKPVDFIDYRLELTFKRRTGWQEIEWGWLVLLSIALILLPTLYRLMFVLHSRHEADEELQREVLYRQANYDSLSGLPNRFHFEEYAQRLLSTAHRSNTDMALFYIDLNGFKAVNDNLGHEAGDEILSRVGNSLSSLLRRGDMAARVGGDEFVVIVDPVTDMDRLLMILEKLRSLILAANSAEFSPYHVSASLGFAYTRVHGYELQDLMRIADSAMYEEKKAHHRQKKHASNDGKLTLAGVK; encoded by the coding sequence ATGATCACAAAACGTCTCAAGCGTTCTCGCTTGAAAATCCTGTATGGACTACTCACAGCTATTACCCTATTGGGGCTGATGGCTGCCTTCGTTATGTCCTGGTTTTGGAATATTCAAAAGCTCGAAAGCCAGTTCGTCGCGCAAAGCCACGTGATCAGCCAATATGTTCGTGAGAAAATGGCGCAAAATGAAACATTGCTGGTTGGTTTATCGACTTACTTTAAGGGGAAAAAGCAGGTAGATCCCAAGGCGGTGCGAAACTATGCCACCATAATGAGCCAGCGCTTTCCGCATATTTATATGTTTCAGGCGGCTAAATTTGTGCGGTCAGGTAATTGGGATCGATTTGCCGATCTGATGCATAGCCAGAACAGTGAAGCATCTCTTTTACGTTTCATCGGTGGTGAGGGCGTTGTACAGCAAAGCATTAATGACGGAGATCATGCACTGCCAGTGATCATGATTGAACCCACGGTTGAAGCATCGAGGCTGGGTCTGGATTTGCGGACCATCGACTTTATCAATAATCACATACCGCAGGAAATCAGCGAGCGTATTGTGTTAACCGAACCCTTCCAGATGCTGGATGAAGATAAGGTTATGGTTATGATGCAAACGGTTGTAAGTGACCAGTCTCCGCAGTTTCTCAGTTTATTAGTGGTTAAGGTAAATGATTTGCTGCCGCCCACTATCGCGGGTCTGAGCGGTTTGGATGTTAGCCTGAACGTGTTGAGTGTTAACGAAAAATTCCAATTGGTTCGTACCGCATTCCGTACCGATAATACGCCTGATTGGAGTGTTTTTCCGGTATTCGAAGTTGTGAAACCAGTCGACTTCATTGATTATCGGCTAGAGCTGACATTCAAACGGCGCACTGGCTGGCAAGAGATTGAATGGGGCTGGCTGGTTTTGCTGAGTATTGCGCTTATTCTGCTGCCAACGCTTTACCGCTTGATGTTCGTACTGCACAGCAGGCACGAAGCGGATGAGGAGTTGCAGCGGGAAGTACTGTACCGACAAGCAAACTACGATTCTTTAAGCGGTTTGCCTAACCGGTTTCACTTTGAAGAATATGCGCAACGATTATTGTCCACTGCACATCGATCCAACACCGATATGGCGTTGTTTTACATCGATTTAAATGGATTTAAAGCGGTTAATGATAATTTGGGTCATGAAGCCGGGGATGAAATACTGAGTCGTGTTGGTAATTCTCTCAGCAGCCTGTTGCGGCGTGGGGATATGGCCGCACGTGTCGGTGGTGATGAGTTTGTTGTTATTGTTGACCCGGTAACTGATATGGATCGGTTACTGATGATCCTTGAAAAGCTTCGTAGTCTGATTCTTGCTGCCAACAGTGCGGAATTTTCCCCTTATCATGTCTCTGCCAGCCTGGGTTTTGCCTATACCCGTGTGCATGGCTATGAGTTACAAGACCTTATGCGGATCGCTGACAGCGCTATGTACGAAGAGAAAAAAGCTCATCATCGTCAGAAAAAACACGCCAGTAATGACGGGAAGCTGACTCTCGCTGGCGTGAAATAG
- a CDS encoding triacylglycerol lipase → MLTRVCAAIAVVISLVVSGQVMAMSKPPSTGYTETKYPIVLTHGLYGFDSLLGVDYWHKVPETLRQDGAEVFVTTVSNSNTPEIRGEQLIPQVEKILAITGADKVNLIGHSHGGPTTRYVASVRPDLIASVTTIAGVNRGSAVADTLTEWSNNSAAFESLLASFGNLLATVIDGISGGGYPQDIIASMRSLTTADTIEFNKKHGAGIPTTECGEGAYVVNGIRYYSWSGSQPVTNVLDPLDLLTGTTQNFFPDGVENDGLVGRCSSHLGMVIRDDFRMNHLDEVNMLLGIHHLTETDPLTVFRTHANRLKQAGL, encoded by the coding sequence ATGTTGACGCGAGTATGTGCTGCTATCGCAGTGGTAATTTCATTAGTTGTATCCGGCCAGGTTATGGCCATGTCTAAACCGCCCAGTACGGGTTATACCGAAACCAAATATCCCATTGTACTGACACATGGTTTGTACGGTTTTGATAGTTTGTTAGGTGTTGACTACTGGCATAAGGTACCAGAGACCTTGCGCCAGGACGGTGCTGAAGTATTTGTGACAACGGTATCTAATTCCAATACCCCGGAAATCCGTGGTGAACAGCTTATCCCACAAGTCGAAAAGATTCTGGCGATTACCGGTGCCGATAAGGTGAATTTGATTGGTCATAGCCATGGTGGGCCTACTACCCGTTATGTCGCCTCTGTTCGTCCCGATCTTATTGCTTCTGTAACAACGATTGCGGGTGTAAACCGCGGTTCAGCCGTGGCAGATACGCTGACGGAATGGAGTAATAATTCAGCGGCTTTTGAAAGCTTACTTGCCAGTTTCGGTAATTTGCTGGCAACCGTTATTGATGGAATATCCGGGGGTGGGTATCCACAGGACATCATTGCATCAATGCGCTCTCTGACGACGGCAGACACGATCGAATTTAATAAAAAACACGGTGCAGGCATTCCGACAACCGAGTGTGGCGAGGGTGCTTATGTTGTAAATGGTATTCGGTACTATTCCTGGAGTGGCAGTCAACCGGTTACGAACGTTCTCGACCCGTTGGATCTTTTGACCGGGACGACTCAGAACTTTTTCCCCGATGGAGTTGAGAATGATGGCTTAGTCGGACGCTGTTCTTCTCATCTGGGTATGGTGATTCGTGACGATTTCAGAATGAATCATCTGGATGAAGTGAATATGTTGCTGGGTATTCACCATCTGACTGAAACTGATCCGTTAACGGTGTTCCGCACTCACGCAAATCGACTTAAACAGGCTGGCTTGTAA
- a CDS encoding inositol monophosphatase, producing the protein MDKPATSFLIQLAQQAGDLINAQRQSLDIQFKGEGATELVTQADIAADQFITEQILQHYPHHQILSEELSPELSSENDHLWVVDPIDGTVNYAHGHRQVAVSIAYFYQGEVESAAVYNPFDNEMFSATLGQGAQLNSRPIQCAGKNELHRTIIATGFPYQKNDLDKLTNRLHHILSHCADIRRLGSAALDICWVACGRLDGYYETVKAWDFAAAQLIAREAGAVFGHLYPPAENPQLDGNNILVANAGLYPQLQQLLINADQELSA; encoded by the coding sequence ATGGACAAACCAGCTACATCATTCTTAATTCAACTCGCACAACAAGCCGGCGACCTGATTAACGCGCAACGACAGTCTCTGGATATTCAGTTCAAAGGGGAAGGTGCTACCGAACTGGTCACTCAGGCCGATATTGCTGCAGACCAATTCATCACCGAACAGATATTACAGCACTACCCACACCATCAGATTCTGTCGGAGGAGTTGTCGCCGGAGTTATCATCTGAAAATGATCATTTGTGGGTGGTTGACCCAATCGATGGAACCGTTAATTATGCCCATGGTCATCGTCAGGTTGCTGTTTCCATCGCTTATTTTTATCAGGGAGAAGTGGAATCGGCTGCGGTTTATAACCCTTTTGATAATGAAATGTTCTCAGCAACCCTGGGCCAGGGTGCACAACTGAATTCCAGGCCAATTCAATGTGCTGGCAAAAATGAATTGCATCGGACAATCATCGCAACCGGCTTCCCTTACCAAAAAAATGATTTGGATAAGCTAACCAATCGCCTGCACCATATTCTCTCGCACTGTGCGGATATCCGCCGGCTTGGCTCTGCGGCACTGGATATTTGTTGGGTTGCATGTGGTCGTCTTGATGGCTACTACGAAACTGTAAAGGCCTGGGATTTTGCCGCAGCCCAGCTAATCGCCAGAGAAGCAGGTGCCGTATTCGGACATCTCTATCCACCCGCGGAGAATCCACAGCTGGATGGTAATAATATTCTGGTAGCTAACGCCGGTTTATACCCTCAATTGCAGCAGTTGCTTATAAATGCGGATCAGGAGTTGTCTGCATAA
- a CDS encoding EAL domain-containing protein, producing the protein MTAIARFSSPDSQESPGKKKQSVTSQRYLLAVWLIATLGLLANLAFQWQDNQRLFEQRLEFTHQLYLDRFMSSTSAANWLQQPLINESEATVVLVNPDGLLLQAVPDQPELQHLLGEEIPLRIFSPIQNNASTETVIAIPEVASDQTRLARVSVLPDSRIFMVVSLPETLRNHAFIQRSAYDIAIWLLLTIAVILIFANLKNHLHRTKTREETYLKALSKAEQRSSLLVNNIPGCAYKINYPHHRIILTTRGCKDILGEDSQSLISHKKTMLDFIHPDERQKYLKEIEYHVQSQTNFELIYRVFLDNHDFRWVMNRGQIVVEKDRQLTIEGLLLDITDHKLSQQQVEYLATRDPLTELANRYFFNDELIRQIHSDNVQELSFALLFIDLDRFKTINDSLGHQVGDKLLKQAANRLKTIQDKNHLIARLGGDEFIVMLKDPDNKREIKELANTIIRTLNQVYQVEYNRLNTSCSIGISLFPQDSRDPHELIRHADTAMYKAKDKGGNCYEFFTDEMKHQANARLSLENDLRKAIQNQDFELYYQPQVATLDNRLLGAEALIRWRHPTQGQIPPSDFIPIAEETGLIKEIGKWALMEACSTFSSWNRTYGLDLRIAVNVSVKQLDDLFVSQVQDTLRKTRIAASNLELEITESLLMNNVEGYIELLERIKCQGINFAMDDFGTGYSSLSYLKQFPISKLKIDREFIRNINNDQDDAAIVRAIIAMAKTLNLGIVAEGIENIDQLSLLQDLNCDSYQGFYFSRPLPKEEFFTQYIGKEKSVIVPERAIN; encoded by the coding sequence ATGACAGCGATCGCCAGATTTTCTTCTCCTGACTCTCAGGAATCGCCGGGAAAGAAAAAGCAATCAGTAACCTCACAACGCTATTTATTGGCTGTTTGGCTGATAGCGACACTGGGGTTACTGGCGAACCTAGCCTTCCAATGGCAGGACAATCAGCGCTTGTTCGAGCAACGGCTGGAGTTCACTCATCAGCTCTACCTGGACCGCTTTATGTCTTCAACCAGCGCTGCCAACTGGTTACAGCAGCCATTGATTAATGAATCTGAGGCAACGGTGGTATTGGTGAATCCCGACGGCCTGCTGCTCCAGGCTGTCCCCGACCAACCCGAATTACAACACTTGCTGGGGGAAGAGATACCTCTCAGGATATTCAGCCCGATTCAGAACAATGCGTCCACCGAAACGGTTATCGCCATTCCAGAAGTGGCCAGCGATCAAACACGACTTGCGCGGGTTTCCGTTTTACCAGACAGTCGTATCTTTATGGTAGTTTCATTACCGGAGACACTGCGCAACCACGCCTTTATTCAGCGATCTGCTTACGACATCGCCATTTGGCTATTGTTAACCATTGCTGTGATTCTGATCTTTGCCAATCTGAAGAATCATCTGCACCGAACCAAAACCCGGGAAGAAACCTACTTAAAAGCACTGAGTAAGGCGGAACAACGATCGTCTCTGCTGGTAAATAATATTCCCGGCTGTGCCTATAAAATTAACTACCCTCATCATCGGATTATACTCACAACCCGTGGCTGTAAAGATATTCTCGGCGAAGACAGCCAATCATTAATCAGTCATAAGAAAACCATGCTGGACTTTATTCATCCGGATGAGCGCCAGAAATACCTGAAAGAAATCGAATACCACGTCCAATCACAAACAAACTTTGAACTGATTTATCGTGTTTTTCTGGATAACCATGACTTTCGTTGGGTAATGAACCGAGGACAAATCGTTGTAGAAAAAGATCGTCAATTAACCATAGAAGGGCTTTTACTGGACATTACTGACCACAAGTTGTCACAACAGCAGGTCGAATACCTTGCAACCCGCGACCCGTTAACCGAGCTGGCTAACCGGTATTTCTTTAATGACGAACTGATCAGGCAAATTCATTCTGACAATGTACAAGAACTCTCTTTCGCACTGTTATTTATTGATCTTGATCGTTTCAAAACCATCAACGATTCGCTTGGTCATCAAGTGGGCGACAAACTATTGAAACAAGCTGCCAATCGGCTTAAAACAATTCAGGATAAAAACCATCTGATCGCCAGACTCGGCGGTGATGAGTTTATCGTTATGTTAAAAGATCCTGATAACAAGCGTGAGATTAAAGAACTGGCAAATACCATCATCAGAACACTGAACCAGGTATATCAGGTGGAATATAACCGTTTGAATACATCCTGCAGTATTGGTATCAGCTTGTTCCCGCAGGACTCCCGCGATCCCCATGAATTAATTCGTCATGCAGACACCGCAATGTACAAGGCAAAAGATAAAGGAGGTAACTGTTACGAATTCTTCACCGACGAAATGAAACATCAGGCCAATGCCCGATTAAGTCTGGAAAATGATTTACGTAAAGCCATTCAGAATCAGGACTTCGAATTGTATTATCAGCCTCAGGTTGCCACCCTTGATAATCGTCTATTAGGAGCTGAAGCCCTGATTCGCTGGAGACACCCGACCCAGGGACAAATTCCTCCATCGGATTTTATTCCCATTGCTGAAGAAACCGGCCTGATAAAAGAGATTGGAAAATGGGCGTTGATGGAGGCTTGCAGTACCTTCTCCAGCTGGAACCGAACCTATGGACTGGATTTAAGAATCGCGGTAAACGTATCGGTAAAACAACTCGATGATCTGTTTGTCTCGCAAGTTCAGGATACGTTAAGAAAAACCCGAATTGCCGCCAGTAATCTGGAGTTGGAAATCACTGAAAGCCTGCTGATGAATAATGTTGAGGGATACATCGAACTGCTGGAACGTATCAAATGTCAGGGAATCAACTTCGCCATGGACGATTTTGGAACCGGTTATTCATCACTGAGCTACCTGAAACAATTCCCGATCAGCAAACTCAAAATCGACCGGGAGTTTATACGCAACATTAATAATGACCAGGACGATGCTGCGATTGTCCGTGCCATTATTGCTATGGCCAAAACCCTGAATCTCGGAATCGTTGCTGAGGGTATTGAGAATATTGATCAGTTATCACTGCTACAAGACCTGAATTGTGACAGTTATCAAGGGTTTTATTTCAGTCGCCCACTACCCAAAGAAGAATTTTTTACTCAATATATTGGCAAAGAGAAGAGCGTCATCGTGCCCGAAAGGGCAATCAATTGA
- a CDS encoding arylesterase: MAVVISIRNLCWLPLMALILSLVSLQNMAQDAAPSADLALKNDARTILVLGDSISAGFGIPMQQGWVALLSKELQRNDAKTRVINASISGDTTQGGVSRLPELLAKHQPNLVIIELGGNDGLRGTPIQVITHNLTTLIQLSREAGSDILLAGMQIPPNYGRRYTQSFREIFPTLAQQHNTLLLPFILQKVVKKQGLMQADGIHPTAEAQPLILQSVLPEVTKWLENVPPA, encoded by the coding sequence GTGGCTGTTGTCATATCGATTCGTAACCTGTGTTGGCTGCCATTGATGGCGTTGATACTGAGTCTGGTTTCATTACAAAATATGGCTCAGGACGCTGCACCCAGCGCTGACCTGGCCTTAAAAAACGATGCGAGAACTATCTTAGTGCTGGGAGACAGCATTAGTGCCGGATTTGGCATTCCGATGCAACAGGGATGGGTCGCTTTGCTCAGTAAAGAATTGCAACGAAATGACGCGAAAACTCGAGTGATTAATGCCAGCATCAGTGGCGATACCACTCAGGGTGGCGTAAGCCGATTGCCTGAACTGTTAGCCAAACACCAGCCAAACTTGGTGATTATCGAGCTGGGTGGCAACGATGGCTTGCGAGGCACCCCAATTCAGGTGATAACGCACAATCTGACAACATTGATACAACTTTCACGTGAGGCAGGTAGCGACATTTTATTAGCCGGAATGCAGATTCCGCCTAACTACGGCCGTCGATATACCCAGTCTTTCCGTGAGATATTTCCTACGCTGGCACAACAACACAATACCTTGCTGCTGCCCTTTATCCTGCAAAAAGTTGTGAAAAAACAAGGACTGATGCAAGCCGATGGCATACATCCGACCGCCGAAGCCCAACCACTGATATTGCAATCTGTTTTACCTGAGGTAACGAAGTGGTTGGAGAATGTCCCACCAGCCTGA
- a CDS encoding ABC transporter ATP-binding protein: MTTATATISSATTVSKNAALMIRALEKRVQAGSQELVILQGVDIEIKSGESVAIIGASGSGKSTLLGLMAGLDQPSAGEISLLGQRIDRLNEDQRAAVRAQGVSFVFQNFQLLPGLTALENVMLPLEIRGEKNARSQAQALMAQVGLAERETHYPAQLSGGEQQRVAIARAFAGSPEILFADEPTGNLDRNTGHQIEELLFQMNKDKGTTLVLVTHDPELAARCGRQVEMIDGQLHTNGADQ, from the coding sequence ATGACAACAGCCACGGCAACAATCTCCAGCGCTACAACAGTTTCGAAAAATGCTGCCCTAATGATCCGCGCATTGGAGAAACGCGTACAGGCAGGCAGTCAGGAACTGGTCATCTTGCAGGGCGTCGATATTGAGATCAAGTCCGGCGAAAGCGTTGCGATAATTGGTGCCTCGGGCAGTGGCAAATCGACGTTACTGGGTTTGATGGCCGGTTTGGATCAGCCCAGTGCTGGGGAAATCAGCTTGTTGGGGCAGCGTATTGATCGATTAAACGAAGATCAGCGTGCCGCAGTGCGTGCTCAGGGGGTGTCGTTTGTGTTCCAGAATTTCCAGCTGTTACCCGGTCTGACGGCTCTGGAGAATGTCATGTTGCCGCTGGAAATACGCGGTGAAAAAAATGCCCGTAGTCAGGCGCAGGCGCTGATGGCTCAGGTCGGTCTGGCAGAACGTGAGACGCACTACCCGGCGCAGCTTTCGGGTGGGGAGCAACAGCGTGTTGCGATTGCCCGTGCCTTCGCCGGATCGCCGGAAATTTTATTTGCCGATGAACCAACCGGTAACCTTGATCGCAATACCGGCCATCAGATCGAGGAATTGCTGTTTCAGATGAACAAAGATAAAGGCACAACGCTGGTTCTGGTGACTCATGATCCGGAACTCGCGGCTCGTTGTGGCCGTCAGGTTGAGATGATTGATGGCCAATTGCACACAAATGGAGCTGATCAATGA
- a CDS encoding GTP-binding protein, with amino-acid sequence MIQTHIITGFLGVGKTTAILNLLKQKPESEKWAVLVNEFGEVGVDGAILESQTGEYDNVVTKEIPGGCLCCVSGLPFQMGLNLLIAKEKPDVLLIEPTGLGHPRNILETLRSEHYKDVLALGASVCLIDPRHLKDSRYTQHETFVDQIQLADVLVANKTDLASDDDKTGFEHLLNNSQPAKAASAWITQGEVDIALLAHSADEQRLAVHPHAHDHHHKKDSGLDSQTPLQEGEEIRTLSNHGQGHFSLGWLIAGDKTFCLEKLRDWLSSLDIERAKGLIRTQQGAYVFNLREGVLSEMPTRTLDESRLELINADSLDERELQQALLACLTS; translated from the coding sequence GTGATCCAAACCCATATTATTACCGGATTTTTAGGGGTGGGGAAAACCACCGCCATTCTTAATTTATTAAAACAAAAGCCAGAATCTGAAAAGTGGGCGGTACTGGTAAATGAGTTTGGCGAGGTTGGGGTAGACGGCGCCATTCTTGAGTCACAAACCGGTGAATACGATAACGTAGTAACCAAAGAAATTCCCGGAGGCTGTTTATGCTGTGTTTCGGGTTTGCCATTTCAAATGGGACTCAACCTGTTAATCGCAAAAGAAAAACCAGATGTATTGTTAATTGAACCAACCGGTTTGGGACACCCTCGTAATATTCTGGAAACTCTGCGCAGTGAGCACTATAAGGATGTATTGGCACTGGGAGCGAGTGTTTGTCTGATTGATCCACGCCATCTAAAGGACAGTCGTTACACTCAGCATGAAACTTTCGTTGATCAGATTCAGCTCGCTGATGTGCTGGTGGCGAATAAAACCGATCTGGCCAGTGATGACGATAAAACGGGTTTCGAACATTTGCTCAATAACTCACAGCCAGCAAAAGCGGCCAGTGCCTGGATTACTCAGGGGGAGGTCGATATTGCGTTATTGGCACATTCAGCGGATGAACAACGCCTGGCTGTGCACCCGCATGCCCACGATCATCATCATAAAAAAGACTCAGGGTTGGATTCGCAAACACCACTACAGGAAGGGGAAGAAATTCGTACTCTGAGTAATCATGGCCAGGGACACTTTTCGCTGGGCTGGTTGATTGCAGGAGATAAGACCTTTTGTCTGGAAAAGTTGCGTGATTGGTTATCCAGCTTAGATATCGAGCGTGCAAAAGGCCTGATAAGAACCCAGCAAGGCGCGTACGTGTTCAATCTGCGTGAGGGGGTCTTATCAGAGATGCCAACCCGGACGCTTGATGAAAGTCGTTTAGAGCTGATCAATGCAGATTCGCTGGATGAGCGTGAGCTGCAACAGGCACTGCTTGCGTGTTTAACCAGTTAA